The genomic region AGTCGCGGGAGATCGGCCGCGCGCCGCGCAGGTTCGAGACGGGCACCGCCGGATCGTAGTAGGCGCGGACGCGCCCCACCACCGTGGCCCCGACCGCCACCACGGCGCAGCCGCCGAGCGGCGTCTCGAGGACGGTCACGAGCCGCTCGTTGACGGTGAAGAGCCCCGGCACGGTCCGGACCGAGGCGGGGTTCACCGGCCAGAGCCGGCCCGGGACGTAGCGGTAGCCGCTCACGGCGCCGCCCAGCGGGAAGTGGATCCGGTGGTAGTCGCGAGGCGAGAGGTAGAGGGTCACGTAGGCGCCCCCCTCGAACCGCTCGCCGAGGGCGGCGTCGCCGAGGAGGTCGCCGAGCCGGTAGTCGATCCCCTTCGCCTGCACCATCCGCCCCGCCTCGGCGCGCCCCGACTCCGAGACGGTCCCGTCCACCGGCGAGACGAGCACCGTCTCGCCCGCGGCGATGGGGCGCAGCCCGGGCTTGAGCGGCCGCGCGAAGAACTCGCCGAAGGTCTCGTAGCACTCGAGCCCGGCGCACTCGGTCAGGTCGAGGCCGTAGCGGGTGGCGAAGGCGCGCATGGCGGCCTCGCGGACCGGGCGCGGCGCGCGCAGCCGGGTGGCGGCGCCGACGAGGCGGGAGAGCGTGTTCTTGGGGAGGAGCCGCAGCGCGGCGACGAAGGCGCGGTCGTTCATGGGGCGGCCGGAGTGTAGCAGGGGAGGCGGGGGCTCCGCCCGCGACATTCGGTTGACCGTCGCCCCCCGGGCGAGGCAGGAGAAGAGGATGCGCCTCGGGCTGGTCTCGGACACCCACGATCTCGTGGACGGCCACCTCCACCGGCTGTTCGCCGGCTGCGAGCGCATCCTGCACGGCGGCGACGTCGCCGACGAGGACGTGCTGCAGGAGCTCTCGCTCCTCGCGCCGGTGGTGGCGGTGCGCGGGAACAACGACGCCGGCCGCTGGGCCGACGCGCTCCCCGAGCTCCGCGTCGTCGAGGTGGGCGCGCTCCGGGCCCTCCTGGTCCACCAGCTCCCCTCCCCCGACCGGCCGGATCCGGCGGTCGTGCGCGCCATCGCCCGGGAGCACGCCGACCTCGTCCTCTTCGGCCACTCCCACCGGCCGCTGGTGACCCGCGCCGGCGGCGTGCTCTTCGTGAACCCCGGCAGCGCCGGCCCGCGCCGCTTCAGCCTCCCGCGCACCGCCGGCCTGCTCGACGTCGAGGGGCGCCGCGCCCGGATCTCGCTCTTCGAGCTCTCCGGGGAGGCGCCCGTCCCCTTCGGCCGGCCGCTCGAGGCAGAGCTGTAGGGCCCGCCCGCAGGCCGCGCCGCGGGAAGAAGACCGCGCCCCGGGCCGTTGCTCCGGGGACGCGCGCGGCGCCCGCTTTGGCGCCTTGCCGCCCGCTTGCTACACTGACCCCCGCGATGTGCCGCCTCTTCGCCCAGCGCTCCCTGCTCCCCGCCCGCGCGGTCGAGCCCCTCTGCCGCACCGAGAACGCGCTGCGGTTCCAGTCCCACAAGCACCCTCACGGCTGGGGCATCGCCTGGTACGGCCCCCAGGGCATCCGGCTGCGCAAGGGCGTGCTCCCGGCGCACGAGGACGACGCCTTCCTGGCGGCCGCCCGTCTGGCCCGCTCCCCGGTGATCCTGGCGCACGTGCGCGACGCGAGCGTGGGCGAGGTGGCGCCCGAGAACACGCACCCGTTCGTCAACGGGCGCTGGACCTTCTGCCACAACGGCACCGTGGCCCGTTACCGCCGGTCGGCGGCGGTGCGCCGGGCCATCGAGGCGGAGATCGACGTCGACCTGCGGCCGCAGCTGCGGGGCGAGACCGACAGCGAGCGCTGCTTCTACCTCTTCCTCTCCCGGCTGCTGGCGCGCCGGCGCCCGGCGGGCGGCTACGGCCTCGCGGACCTCCGGGCGGCGCTGCTCGCGACGAGCGCGCTCGTCCGCCGCATCGCCGACCGGGGCGCGGAGGCCGAGAGCTCGCTCAACTTCGTCGTCACCGACGGCCGGCTGCTCGCCGCCTGCCGCTGGCGTCGCCCGCTCTGGGTGCACCAGCCGGACGGGGCCGGCGGGCTCTTCCGGGTCGCGAGCGAGCGGGTCGGGGCCGGGCCCTGGGCCGAGATCCCGGAGGGCGGCTTCGTGGGGGTGGACGCGCGGCTGCGCGTCTCGGCCGGCGCGCTCGATGCGAAGCCGGGCCGGACGGCGGCGGCCTAGCGGACCGCCCCGCGCGGCGCCGGCGCGAGCAGGGCCCGCGCCAGGGCGGCGTGGCGCGCCCCCGTGCCGCGCACCTCGAGGTGGCGCACCGACGGCCGCGCCGGGTCGTGCGCCAGCCGGAGCTCGAGCCGCTCCGCCGGGAGCGCCCCCGGGATGCGGTCGGCCCACTCCACCAGGGTGGCGCCGGGGCCGCCCACGAGGTCGAAGAACCCGGTGGCGTGCAGCTCGTCCTCGTCGGCGACGCGGTAGAGGTCGGCGTGGAAGACCGGCAGCCGCCCCCGGTACTGCGCCACGATGGCGAAGGTGGGGCTCGCCACCTCCTGCGCCGGCACCTGGGCCCCCTCGCAGGCGCCGCGGATGAGCTGCGTCTTGCCGGCGCCGAGCTCGCCCACGAGCGCCACCACGTCGCCGGGCTCGAGCAGCTCGCCGAGCCGCACGCCGAGCTTGCGGGTCGCCCCGGCCGACCGCGTGGTCCTTCGGGCCTCGAAGACCTGCGCGGGCCCGCTCATCGCTCCCACTCCACCCAGACCTCCCCGAGCGCGTGCGCCAGGTCCGAGGCGAGGAGGCCGCGCTCGCCGAGCCGCCGCGCCGCGAGGTCGCCGGCGCGGCCGTGCGCCCAGGCCGCGGCCCGGGCCGCGTCGAAGGGGGCGATGCCGCCCGCGAGCAGCGCGCCCGTGAGCCCGGCGAGCACGTCCCCGGTGCCGCCGGTCGCCATGCCGGGGTTGCCGGTGGGGATCACCCACGGCACCTCGCCGGGCGCGGCCACCACCGTGCGCGCCCCCTTGAGCACCACGGTGCAGCCGAGCGCCTCGGCCGAGGCGACCGCGGTCGCGACCCGGTCTCGCTGCACGTCGGCGATGCTCTGGCGCAGGAGCCGCGCCAGCTCGCCCGGGTGCGGCGTCAGGACCGCGCTCGGCGGCAGCGGCCCCACGGCGCCAGGCGCGTCGGCGAGGGCGTTCAGGGCGTCGGCGTCGAGCACCGCCGGCTTGCCGCTCCGGGCGAGGAGCTCGCGCAGGAGCGGGCCGGTGGCGGGGCCGCGCGGGATCCCGGGCCCGGCGACGAGCGCGTCCACCGCCATGGCCGCCTCGAGGAGCGGCGCGAGGTCGCGCTCGCCGAGCGGGCCCTCGCCCGGCAGCGCGAGGCTCATCGCCTCCGGCAGCCCGCCGAGCGCGAGGGGCAGCACCTCCGGACGGGAGGCGAGCCAGGCGAGCCCGACCCCTCCGCGCAGCGCGCCCAGCAGGCAGAGGTGGGCCGCGCCGGTCTTGCCCGCGGAGCCGGCCACCGCGAGCAGCCGGCCGGCGTCGCCCTTGTGGGCGTCGCGCTCGCGCCGGGGGACGAGGGCGCGAGCCTCCCGGGCCCCGAGCAGCGCCAGCCGGGCGGGGACGCGCGCCAGCGCCGCGGGCGGCAGGCCGATGTCGGCGACGGTCACCTCGCCCGCCAGCTCGGCGCCGGGGAAGAAGACCAGGCCGCGCTTCATGAGGCCGAAGGTGACGGTCCGATCGGCGCGTACGCACGCCCCCGGCGCGTCGCCGGTGTCGGCGGCGAGGCCGGAGGGGACGTCCACGGCGAGCACGCGCGCGCCCGCCTCGCGCAGCCTCCCGGCGGCCGCGATCCCCTCCGCCAGCGCCCCCTCCGGCGGCCGCGAGAGGCCGGTCCCGAAGATGGCGTCCACCACCACGTCGCCCGCGCCCGCCTCGGCGCGCCCGAGCGCCGGCGCGTCGCGCGGCGCGAGCCCCTTCGCGAGCGCCTCCTCGCGCATGGCCCGCGCGTCCGGGCCGAGCTTCTCGACCGGGGCGAGCGCGTAGAGCTCCACGGCGCGACCGGCGGCGGACAGGAGCCGCGCGGCGACGTACCCGTCCCCCCCGTTGTTCCCCGCCCCGCAGAGCACCAGGAACCGGCCGCCCGGACCGGCCAGCGCGAGCGCGGCCTCGGCCACGGCCCGGCCGGCCCGCTCCATCAGCGCCAGCCCGGGCACGCCGAGCTCGTCGATGGCGGTCCGGTCGATGGCCCGCATCTCCTCGCCGGTCGCGAGCCTCATCGCCCCTCCCCCTCGAGCACCACCGAGGCCGCGGCGGTGCCGGCGTCGTGCGTGAGCGCGAGGTGCACCCGGCGCACCCCGAGCGCCGACGCCGCGCGCTCCGCCGCGCCGCGCAGCGCCACCTCCGGGCGGCCCCCGGGGCGCGTCACCTCCACGTCGGTGAAGCGGAGGCCCGCCGGGGCGGAGAGCGCCTTCATCACGGCCTCCTTGGCGGCGAACCGGGCCGCGTAGCTCGCCGCCCGCCCCGCGCCGCGCGCCTCGCAGTAGCGCCGCTCCCCCTCGGTGAAGCAGCGGGCGAGGAAGCGCGCCGCGAGCTCCGGGCGACCGCCCAGGATCCGCTCGACGCGGGAGATCTCCACGAGGTCGATGCCGAGCCCCAGGATCACCGAGTCCGCCTCCGCGAGTCCTCGCGCTACCGGCCGGCCGCCCCGAGCGCCAGCAGGTCCTTCATCTCCCGCACCGCCCGCTCGAGCCCGACCAGCACCGCCTGGGCCACGATGGCGTGGCCGATGTTGAGCTCGGTGATCTCGGGGATGGCGGCCACCGGCAGCACGTTCCGATAGTGGAGGCCGTGCCCGGCGGCGACCCGGAGCTTCCGCTCGGCGGCGGCGCGGGCGGCCGTCACGATCCGGTGCAGCTCCTGATCGCGGGCGGGCCCCTCGGGCGCGTCGCAGTACCGGCCGGTGTGGATCTCGACCGCGTCGGCGCCGGCCGCCCGGGCCGCGTCCACCTGGGCCAGGTCCGGATCGACGAAGAGCGAGACCTCGATGCCGGCCTCCCGCAGCGCGCCCACGGCCGCGCGCACCTCGTCGAGCCGGCCGGCGACGTCGAGCCCGCCCTCGGTGGTGAGCTCCTGCCGCCGCTCCGGGACCAGGGTCGCCACGTCGGGGCGCAGCCGCCGGGCGAGCTCGACCATGGGGGCGACCGCGGCCATCTCGAGGTTGAGCCGGCTCGCCACCGTGCGCCGGAGCACCTCCACGTCGCGGTCCTGCACGTGGCGCCGATCCTCGCGGAGGTGGACCGTGATCTGGTCGGCCCCGGCCAGCTCGGCGAGGAGCGCCGCCGCGACCGGATCCGGGTACGCGGCGCGGCGCGCCTGGCGCAGCGTGGCCACGTGATCGACGTTGACTCCGAGGCGTGCGGGCATGCGGCGGAATCTACCGCAAGGGCGCGCTCAGGCGAGAGCCTTCTTCAGCTCCTCGGCGATGCGCTCCGCATGGGCCGCGATGGCGGCCGCGTCCGGCCCCTCCACGAGGACGCGGGCCTTGTTCTCGGTGCCGGAGAAGCGCACGACCACCCGCCCCTCGCCGTCGAGCGCCCGCTCCACCGCGGCCACCGCCCGCTGGACCTCGGGCAGCTCGTCGAGCGGCCGCTTCTCGCGGACGGCCAGGTTGAGCTGCACCTGCGGCACCGGCTGGAAGCAGCGGGTCAGCTCCGAGAGCGGGCGCTCCTCGCGCCGCATGACGGCCAGGATGTTGAGCGCGGCGCAGACGCCGTCGCCGGTGGTCACGTGGTCGAGGAAGATGAGGTGTCCCGACTGCTCGCCGCCGAAGTTGTAGCCCGACCGGCGCATCTCCTCGACGACGTAGCGGTCCCCCACCTGCGTCCGCACCACCCGGCCGCCCACCTCGCGCAGGGCGCGCTCGAGCCCGATGTTGCTCATCACCGTGGCGACCACGGTCTTCCTGGCGAGCGCCTCCTGGCGGATGAGGTCCCGGCCGAGGATGGCCATGATGGCGTCGCCGTCCACCACCCGCCCCTGCTCGTCGGCCAGGATCACGCGGTCGGCGTCGCCGTCGAGGGCGAGGCCGAGGTGGGCGCGGTGCTTCTGGATGCACCGGGCCATCTGCTCCGGGTGGACCGCCCCGCAGCCGTCGTTGATGTTCTTCCCGTCGGGCTTGACGTTGAGGCAGACCACCTTGGCGCCGAGCTCCTCGAACACCGCCGGCGCGACCTTGTAGGCGGCGCCGTTGGCGCAGTCCACCACCACCGTGAGCCCGTCGAGCGTCAGCTCCTTCGGGAAGAGCGACTTGAGGAAGACGACGTAGCGCCCCACCGCGTCGTTGATCCGCTTCGCCTTGCCGATCCGGTTGGCGGTGGGGCGCAGCGCGTGGAAGTCCTCGGCGCCGCCGTCGTCCCCGGCCGTCCCGAGCACCAGCCGCTCGATGCGGAGCTCCACCTCGTCGGGCAGCTTGAAGCCGTCGCGCGAGAAGAACTTGATGCCGTTGTCCTGGTAAGGGTTGTGGCTGGCGCTGATGACCACCCCGGCGTCGGCGCGCATCGACTGGGTGATGAAGGCGATCCCGGGCGTGGGCAGCGGTCCGCACAGCTCCACGTCCACGCCCATCGAGCTGATGCCCGAGGCGATGGCCTGCTCGAGGAGGTAGCCCGAGAGCCGGGTGTCCTTCCCGATGACGATCCGGTGCCGGTGCGGCCCGCTCCGCACCAGGTACGCGAGGGCCCGCCCGAGCTGCAGCGCCATCTCGGCGGTCATGGGATGGACGTTGGCGACCCCGCGGACCCCGTCGGTGCCGAAGAGCCGCCGCGCGCCCTGGGCCGCCTGCGCCGCGGGCGCGGCGGCCGCGATCGCTCCGTCGGGGGAGCGGGCCTGGACGTTCTCTCGCGTGGAGGCGGGCATCATCGTCTCTCGAAGATGGGGGTTGTGGAGCGGCCGTTCAAGGGTGCCCCCGGAGGAGCTCCACCGAGCCCTGCGCCGGGTGGATCGACTCGACGTGGACCCCGGCGGGGAGGTGCAGCGAGTCGGCGCGCACGTACCAGCTGGTGGGGCCGGGGCCGGTGCGCGAGAGGTCGATGAGGACCGGGCCGAGCTCGGCCGCGTCGAGCGAGCGGAGCCGGGCCCACGGCCCGTTGAGGGAGACCTTGAGCTCCGCCGGGAGCGGGTCGGCGGTGGACATGCCCCGCGGGAGCCGGGCCTCGAGCGGGACCCAGAAGGCGTAGGAGACGCGCCGCTCGCCGCGCACGACGAGGAGCAGCGCGGCCGCCATGACGAGCGAGAGCAGCCGGAGCCGCAGGTCAGATCGCGGCACGGGGCTCCTTCCGGCGGGGGCCGCTCCGCGGGGCGGCGGCGGGGCGGGACGGGCCGTCCTCCACCAGCAGCGCCAGCAGCCGCTCGCGCAGGGCGTGCTCGTCGAGCCGGCGCGTGAGCTGGCCGTCCACGGCCAGCGAGATCTCGCCCCGCTCCTCCGAGACCACCACCACCGCCGCGTCCACCTCCTCGGCGAGGCCCAGCGCCGCGCGGTGGCGCGTGCCGAGCTCGGGGGCGGCCTCGCGCTGCGTGAGCGGCAGCAGGCAGCGGGCCGCGACGATGCGGCCGCGCTGGATCACCACCGCGCCGTCGTGGAGCGGCCCCCCGTTGTGGAAGATGCTGCCGAGGAGCTCGGGGGTGAGCGCCGAGTCGAGCCGCACGCCGGTGTCCATCACGTCGTAGAGGTCGGCGAGCCGCTCGAACACGATGAGCGCGCCCACCTTGCGCCGCGAGAAGTCCACCGACGCGCGGACCACCGCCTCCACCGCGCCGACCTGCGCGGCCCGGTCGCCCGGCTGGAGCCAGGAGAGGATGCCGCGGCCGCCCAGGTGGGCGAGGCCGCGCCGGATGTCGGCCTGGAAGAGCACGATCACGCCGAACATGAAGGAGTAGGTGAGGAAGTGCCCGAGCAGCCAGTTGAGCGTCACCAGCCCGGCGAGCTGCGACGCGAGGTACGCGACCCCCAGCACCGAGAGCCCGACGAGGACGTTGAGCGCCTTCGTCCCGCGGATGAGCAGGAGCATCCGGTAGAACAGGTAGCTCACCACGCCGGTGTCCACGACCGCGAGGCCGAGGTCGCGCCAGCGGGTGCCGGGGCCGAGGAGGTAGTCGAGGGCTTCGGTGGTCATCGGCAGGCGCGCCCGCAGTCTATCGCGCGTCCGGGGATTGGGAAGCGTCGCGGATGGCGGCGGCCACCTGGGCCGCCTGGCGCGCCTCGGCGACGTCGTGGACCCGCACGAGCTCCGCGCCGGCGAGCACGGCCGCCGCGACCGCGGCCAGGGTCCCCGGGAGGCGGGCCTCCACCGGAGCGCCGGTGACGTGCCCGATGAAGCTCTTGCGGGACGGCCCGACGAGGAGCGCGCAGCCCTCGATGCGGAGCCGGGGCAGCTCGCGCAGCAGCAGGAGGTTGTGCGCGGCCGTCTTCGCGAAGCCGAGGCCGGGGTCGAGGATCACCCGCTCGCGCGGGATCCCGGCCGCGAGCGCGCGGGCGAGGACCGCCTCGAGCTCGGCGCGGACCTCGGTCACCACGTCGCCGTAGACGGCGCGAGACTGCATGTCGGCGGGCGTGCCGCGCATGTGCATGGCCACCACCGGCGCCCCCGCCTCGGCGACGGCGCGCGCCATCGCCGGGTCGGCGAGCCCCTGGATGTCGTTCACGAGGTGGGCGCCGGCCGCGAGGGCGGCCCGGGCCACCTCCGCCTTCCAGGTGTCCACCGAGATCGGGAGCGGGTAGCCCCCGCGCGCGAGCCGCTCCACCACCGGGACCACGCGGTCGATCTCCTCCTGCGCCGAGACCGCCGGCGCGCCCGGCCGGGTGGACTCGCCGCCGACGTCGAGCAGGTCGGCACCGTCGGCGCGGAGCCGCTCCGCCCACGCGAGCGCCCGCTCGACGCCGGCGTGCCGCCCGCCGTCCGAGAAGGAGTCGGGCGTCACGTTGAGGACGCCCATGACGAAGGGCCCCGGACCGGCGAAGGTCCGGGGCCCGATCGCGACGGGGAGCACTACGCCTTCCCGGGCTCGGCCTTGGGGAGGGCGGCGACGCCCTCGAGGATCCCGGGCTTGCGGGCGGCGGCCTTGTCGACGGTGGCCGGGGCGGTGGGGGTCTGCGCCTTGGGCGGCGGCGGGCGGTTGATGGAGCCGCCGGCCATGAGCACGTCGATGTCGGCGGAGTCGATGGTCTCGTACTCGAGCAGCGCGTCGGCGATCCTGTTCAGCACCTCGCCGTTGTCGAGCAGGATCTTCTTCGCCCGCTCGTACTGCTCGGTCACGATGCGCCGCACCTCGGCGTCGATGTCCTGGGCCGTCTGCTGCGAGTAGGTGGCCACCTGGTTCATCTCGCGGCCGAGGAAGACCTCGCCCTCCTTCTTGCCGAGGGCGAGCGGCCCCATCTTCTCGCTCATGCCCCACTCGCAGACCATGCTGTGGGCGAGGTTGGTGGCGACCTCGATGTCGTTGCCGGCGCCGGTGGTCTTCTGGTGGAAGGTGATCTCCTCGGCGATGCGCCCGCCCATGAGGATCGCGATCTGGTTGGTCGCGTACTCCTGGCTGATGTTGAGCCGGTCCTCGGTGGGGAGCTGCTGGGTGAGCCCGAGGGCGCGGCCGCGCGGGATGATGGTGACCTTGTGGACCGGGTCGGTGCCGGGGATGATCTTGGCGACGAGCGCGTGGCCGGCCTCGTGGATGGCCGTGGTGCGCTTCTCCTTCTCCGAGATGATCATCGACTTCCGCTCGGTGCCCATGAGCACCTTGTCCTTCGCGTACTCGAAGTCGGAGAGGTCGAGCCGCTCCTTGTTGCGGCGGGCGGCGTAGAGCGCGGCCTCGTTCACCAGGTTCTCGATGTCGGCGCCGGAGAAGCCCGGCGTGCCGCGCGCGATCTGGTTGAGGTCCACGTCCGACTCGAGCGGCGTCTTCTTGGTGTGCACCTTGAGCACGCCGAGGCGGCCGTTGACGTCGGGGCGCGGCACGGTGATGCGCCGGTCGAAGCGGCCCGGGCGCAGCAGCGCCGGGTCGAGCACGTCGGGGCGGTTGGTGGCGGCGATGAGGATCACGCCCTCGTTCGACTCGAAGCCGTCCATCTCGACGAGGAGCTGGTTCAGCGTCTGCTCGCGCTCGTCGTGGCCGCCGCCCAGGCCGGCGCCGCGGTGGCGGCCCACCGCGTCGATCTCGTCGATGAAGATGATGCAGGGGGCGTTCTTCTTGCCCTGCTCGAAGAGGTCGCGGACGCGCGAGGCGCCGACGCCGACGAACATCTCGACGAAGTCCGAGCCGGAGATGGAGAAGAACGGCACGCCGGCCTCGCCGGCCACGGCGCGGGCGAGGAGCGTCTTGCCGGTGCCCGGGGGGCCC from Anaeromyxobacter paludicola harbors:
- the asd gene encoding archaetidylserine decarboxylase (Phosphatidylserine decarboxylase is synthesized as a single chain precursor. Generation of the pyruvoyl active site from a Ser is coupled to cleavage of a Gly-Ser bond between the larger (beta) and smaller (alpha chains). It is an integral membrane protein.) is translated as MNDRAFVAALRLLPKNTLSRLVGAATRLRAPRPVREAAMRAFATRYGLDLTECAGLECYETFGEFFARPLKPGLRPIAAGETVLVSPVDGTVSESGRAEAGRMVQAKGIDYRLGDLLGDAALGERFEGGAYVTLYLSPRDYHRIHFPLGGAVSGYRYVPGRLWPVNPASVRTVPGLFTVNERLVTVLETPLGGCAVVAVGATVVGRVRAYYDPAVPVSNLRGARPISRDYAPPLPAVKGAELGAFEMGSTVILVLEQGRAALSPQLVAGVKVRVGQPIGGPPAP
- a CDS encoding metallophosphoesterase family protein yields the protein MRLGLVSDTHDLVDGHLHRLFAGCERILHGGDVADEDVLQELSLLAPVVAVRGNNDAGRWADALPELRVVEVGALRALLVHQLPSPDRPDPAVVRAIAREHADLVLFGHSHRPLVTRAGGVLFVNPGSAGPRRFSLPRTAGLLDVEGRRARISLFELSGEAPVPFGRPLEAEL
- a CDS encoding class II glutamine amidotransferase produces the protein MCRLFAQRSLLPARAVEPLCRTENALRFQSHKHPHGWGIAWYGPQGIRLRKGVLPAHEDDAFLAAARLARSPVILAHVRDASVGEVAPENTHPFVNGRWTFCHNGTVARYRRSAAVRRAIEAEIDVDLRPQLRGETDSERCFYLFLSRLLARRRPAGGYGLADLRAALLATSALVRRIADRGAEAESSLNFVVTDGRLLAACRWRRPLWVHQPDGAGGLFRVASERVGAGPWAEIPEGGFVGVDARLRVSAGALDAKPGRTAAA
- the tsaE gene encoding tRNA (adenosine(37)-N6)-threonylcarbamoyltransferase complex ATPase subunit type 1 TsaE, with translation MGAMSGPAQVFEARRTTRSAGATRKLGVRLGELLEPGDVVALVGELGAGKTQLIRGACEGAQVPAQEVASPTFAIVAQYRGRLPVFHADLYRVADEDELHATGFFDLVGGPGATLVEWADRIPGALPAERLELRLAHDPARPSVRHLEVRGTGARHAALARALLAPAPRGAVR
- a CDS encoding NAD(P)H-hydrate dehydratase; amino-acid sequence: MRLATGEEMRAIDRTAIDELGVPGLALMERAGRAVAEAALALAGPGGRFLVLCGAGNNGGDGYVAARLLSAAGRAVELYALAPVEKLGPDARAMREEALAKGLAPRDAPALGRAEAGAGDVVVDAIFGTGLSRPPEGALAEGIAAAGRLREAGARVLAVDVPSGLAADTGDAPGACVRADRTVTFGLMKRGLVFFPGAELAGEVTVADIGLPPAALARVPARLALLGAREARALVPRRERDAHKGDAGRLLAVAGSAGKTGAAHLCLLGALRGGVGLAWLASRPEVLPLALGGLPEAMSLALPGEGPLGERDLAPLLEAAMAVDALVAGPGIPRGPATGPLLRELLARSGKPAVLDADALNALADAPGAVGPLPPSAVLTPHPGELARLLRQSIADVQRDRVATAVASAEALGCTVVLKGARTVVAAPGEVPWVIPTGNPGMATGGTGDVLAGLTGALLAGGIAPFDAARAAAWAHGRAGDLAARRLGERGLLASDLAHALGEVWVEWER
- a CDS encoding holo-ACP synthase — its product is MILGLGIDLVEISRVERILGGRPELAARFLARCFTEGERRYCEARGAGRAASYAARFAAKEAVMKALSAPAGLRFTDVEVTRPGGRPEVALRGAAERAASALGVRRVHLALTHDAGTAAASVVLEGEGR
- a CDS encoding pyridoxine 5'-phosphate synthase; the encoded protein is MPARLGVNVDHVATLRQARRAAYPDPVAAALLAELAGADQITVHLREDRRHVQDRDVEVLRRTVASRLNLEMAAVAPMVELARRLRPDVATLVPERRQELTTEGGLDVAGRLDEVRAAVGALREAGIEVSLFVDPDLAQVDAARAAGADAVEIHTGRYCDAPEGPARDQELHRIVTAARAAAERKLRVAAGHGLHYRNVLPVAAIPEITELNIGHAIVAQAVLVGLERAVREMKDLLALGAAGR
- the glmM gene encoding phosphoglucosamine mutase — protein: MTAEMALQLGRALAYLVRSGPHRHRIVIGKDTRLSGYLLEQAIASGISSMGVDVELCGPLPTPGIAFITQSMRADAGVVISASHNPYQDNGIKFFSRDGFKLPDEVELRIERLVLGTAGDDGGAEDFHALRPTANRIGKAKRINDAVGRYVVFLKSLFPKELTLDGLTVVVDCANGAAYKVAPAVFEELGAKVVCLNVKPDGKNINDGCGAVHPEQMARCIQKHRAHLGLALDGDADRVILADEQGRVVDGDAIMAILGRDLIRQEALARKTVVATVMSNIGLERALREVGGRVVRTQVGDRYVVEEMRRSGYNFGGEQSGHLIFLDHVTTGDGVCAALNILAVMRREERPLSELTRCFQPVPQVQLNLAVREKRPLDELPEVQRAVAAVERALDGEGRVVVRFSGTENKARVLVEGPDAAAIAAHAERIAEELKKALA
- the cdaA gene encoding diadenylate cyclase CdaA, which gives rise to MTTEALDYLLGPGTRWRDLGLAVVDTGVVSYLFYRMLLLIRGTKALNVLVGLSVLGVAYLASQLAGLVTLNWLLGHFLTYSFMFGVIVLFQADIRRGLAHLGGRGILSWLQPGDRAAQVGAVEAVVRASVDFSRRKVGALIVFERLADLYDVMDTGVRLDSALTPELLGSIFHNGGPLHDGAVVIQRGRIVAARCLLPLTQREAAPELGTRHRAALGLAEEVDAAVVVVSEERGEISLAVDGQLTRRLDEHALRERLLALLVEDGPSRPAAAPRSGPRRKEPRAAI
- the folP gene encoding dihydropteroate synthase; translated protein: MLPVAIGPRTFAGPGPFVMGVLNVTPDSFSDGGRHAGVERALAWAERLRADGADLLDVGGESTRPGAPAVSAQEEIDRVVPVVERLARGGYPLPISVDTWKAEVARAALAAGAHLVNDIQGLADPAMARAVAEAGAPVVAMHMRGTPADMQSRAVYGDVVTEVRAELEAVLARALAAGIPRERVILDPGLGFAKTAAHNLLLLRELPRLRIEGCALLVGPSRKSFIGHVTGAPVEARLPGTLAAVAAAVLAGAELVRVHDVAEARQAAQVAAAIRDASQSPDAR
- the ftsH gene encoding ATP-dependent zinc metalloprotease FtsH, encoding MRQSYKTVLLWVVLILMFVAFYQFFAQHGREQKEFAWSDFSAQIEKDNVRDVVVKDNITYSGHLRDGSEFKTVGPIDPMATISDKLVKKGVKVIYDKPEQNSFWVTVLVQYLPLVFLFLLFFFFMRQLQSGGGKAMSFGKSKAKLMTEHHNKVTFADVAGIDESKDELEEIISFLKDPKKFTKLGGRIPKGVLLMGPPGTGKTLLARAVAGEAGVPFFSISGSDFVEMFVGVGASRVRDLFEQGKKNAPCIIFIDEIDAVGRHRGAGLGGGHDEREQTLNQLLVEMDGFESNEGVILIAATNRPDVLDPALLRPGRFDRRITVPRPDVNGRLGVLKVHTKKTPLESDVDLNQIARGTPGFSGADIENLVNEAALYAARRNKERLDLSDFEYAKDKVLMGTERKSMIISEKEKRTTAIHEAGHALVAKIIPGTDPVHKVTIIPRGRALGLTQQLPTEDRLNISQEYATNQIAILMGGRIAEEITFHQKTTGAGNDIEVATNLAHSMVCEWGMSEKMGPLALGKKEGEVFLGREMNQVATYSQQTAQDIDAEVRRIVTEQYERAKKILLDNGEVLNRIADALLEYETIDSADIDVLMAGGSINRPPPPKAQTPTAPATVDKAAARKPGILEGVAALPKAEPGKA